In Luteimonas sp. MC1750, the following proteins share a genomic window:
- a CDS encoding cold-shock protein, protein MQYGTVKWFNDAKGFGFIAPEDGSADVFVHYSAIDSKGFRSLQEGQRVSYEVTQGPKGAQAAGVSPVA, encoded by the coding sequence ATGCAATACGGCACAGTGAAGTGGTTCAACGACGCCAAGGGTTTCGGCTTCATCGCTCCCGAGGACGGCAGCGCGGACGTGTTCGTGCACTACTCGGCGATCGACTCCAAGGGCTTCCGCAGCCTGCAGGAAGGCCAGCGCGTCAGCTATGAAGTCACGCAGGGCCCGAAGGGCGCGCAGGCGGCCGGGGTGTCGCCAGTCGCCTAG
- a CDS encoding S-methyl-5'-thioinosine phosphorylase, with translation MEPLALAVIGGTGLYQLAGLQDAEEHQPVTRYGALPGPVRLGHIGGQRVAFLARHGEGHSVPPHLVNYRANLSALHALGARRVLALNTVGGITAAYGPRVLACPDQLIDYTWGRVSTFCEEPGTDVLHVDMGDPYAPSLRRDVLAAAARAGVGVVDGGCYGATQGPRLETRAEIARMRRDGCDLVGMTGMPEAGLARELGLDYACLAIVANWAAGAGPQVDEVITLEDVLANVAAATSGLPAVIDALLDG, from the coding sequence ATGGAGCCGCTTGCGCTGGCCGTGATCGGCGGCACCGGCCTGTACCAGCTGGCCGGGCTGCAGGATGCGGAGGAACACCAGCCGGTGACGCGCTACGGCGCGCTGCCGGGTCCCGTGCGGCTCGGCCACATCGGCGGCCAGCGCGTGGCCTTCCTGGCGCGCCACGGCGAGGGCCATTCGGTGCCGCCACACCTGGTGAACTACCGCGCCAACCTGTCGGCGCTGCACGCACTGGGCGCGCGCCGGGTCCTCGCGCTCAACACCGTCGGCGGGATCACCGCGGCCTACGGGCCGCGCGTGCTGGCCTGTCCCGACCAGCTCATCGACTACACCTGGGGCCGGGTTTCGACCTTCTGCGAAGAGCCCGGAACCGACGTGCTGCACGTCGACATGGGCGATCCCTACGCACCGTCGCTGCGCCGCGACGTGCTCGCCGCGGCGGCACGGGCCGGAGTCGGCGTGGTGGATGGCGGCTGCTACGGCGCCACCCAGGGACCGCGCCTCGAGACCCGCGCCGAGATCGCGCGCATGCGCCGCGACGGCTGCGACCTGGTCGGCATGACCGGGATGCCCGAGGCGGGGCTGGCGCGCGAGTTGGGACTCGACTATGCCTGCCTCGCGATCGTCGCCAACTGGGCGGCGGGCGCGGGCCCGCAGGTCGACGAGGTGATCACGCTGGAAGACGTGCTCGCCAACGTCGCCGCGGCCACCTCGGGTTTACCCGCGGTCATCGACGCGCTGCTCGACGGGTGA
- a CDS encoding hypoxanthine-guanine phosphoribosyltransferase → MSAPSLAEVMVDADLIHAREVLEAAIGDMAVAIHAEYAGDARAPLFVTIMHGGMPFAAQLAFALGERGLDLEFDYLHATRYRGSTTGSRLAWLHRPATPMRGRRVILVDDILDEGHTLKAVTRWCEDEGAADVRVAVLATKVHDRCVDGVCADWSGVEVPDRYVFGYGMDYNEQGRNLPAIYALGE, encoded by the coding sequence ATGAGCGCGCCGTCGCTGGCCGAGGTGATGGTCGACGCCGACCTCATCCATGCGCGCGAGGTGCTCGAAGCCGCGATCGGCGATATGGCCGTGGCGATACACGCCGAGTACGCCGGCGATGCACGCGCGCCGCTGTTCGTCACGATCATGCACGGCGGCATGCCGTTCGCCGCGCAGTTGGCGTTCGCGCTGGGCGAGCGCGGCCTCGACCTGGAGTTCGACTACCTGCACGCCACCCGCTACCGCGGTAGCACCACCGGCTCGCGCCTGGCCTGGCTGCACCGCCCGGCCACGCCGATGCGCGGCCGCCGCGTGATCCTGGTCGACGACATCCTCGACGAGGGCCACACGCTGAAGGCGGTGACCCGCTGGTGCGAGGACGAGGGCGCGGCCGACGTGCGCGTGGCCGTGCTGGCGACCAAGGTGCATGACCGCTGCGTCGACGGCGTCTGCGCCGACTGGTCGGGGGTCGAGGTGCCGGACCGCTACGTCTTCGGCTACGGCATGGACTACAACGAGCAGGGCCGGAACCTGCCCGCCATCTACGCGCTGGGCGAATGA
- the nagZ gene encoding beta-N-acetylhexosaminidase, with protein MLVIGVAGTELTAQERDWLQHDACAGVILFTRNFASRAQVAELSQAIREAAPRPQLVCVDQEGGRVQRFREGYSALPSLEGFGRDYARDPDAALARAREHAWLMASEVRASGVDLSFAPVVDLGRGNLAIGDRAFSDDPQVVAAFTRAYVEGMHEAGMAATLKHFPGHGSVREDTHFDDAVDDRPLDVIRAEDLVPFVAGIDAGADAVMLAHVAYPQVAPEPAGYSPRWIDGILRTEMGFRGVVFSDDIGMAAAHGVGGIKARVDAHLDAGCDVVLVCHPELVEESLAAAEGRALNTMALAGLLGRGALGWDGLLADGRHGAASARQGGGVAA; from the coding sequence ATGCTCGTCATCGGCGTCGCCGGTACCGAACTCACCGCGCAGGAGCGCGACTGGCTGCAGCACGATGCCTGCGCCGGCGTGATCCTGTTCACCCGCAACTTCGCCTCGCGCGCGCAGGTGGCCGAGCTGTCACAGGCGATCCGCGAAGCCGCGCCGCGCCCGCAGCTGGTCTGCGTCGACCAGGAAGGCGGCCGCGTGCAGCGCTTCCGCGAGGGTTACAGCGCGCTGCCCTCGCTGGAAGGCTTCGGCCGCGACTACGCCCGTGACCCGGACGCCGCGCTGGCGCGTGCCCGTGAGCACGCCTGGCTGATGGCCAGCGAGGTGCGCGCCTCGGGCGTCGACCTCAGCTTCGCGCCGGTGGTCGACCTCGGCCGCGGCAACCTCGCCATCGGCGACCGTGCGTTCTCCGACGATCCGCAGGTGGTGGCCGCCTTCACCCGCGCCTACGTCGAAGGCATGCACGAGGCGGGCATGGCCGCGACCCTCAAGCATTTCCCGGGGCACGGCTCGGTGCGCGAGGACACGCACTTCGACGACGCCGTCGACGACCGCCCGCTGGACGTCATCCGCGCGGAGGACCTGGTGCCATTCGTTGCCGGCATCGACGCCGGCGCCGACGCGGTGATGCTGGCGCACGTGGCCTATCCGCAGGTCGCACCCGAGCCCGCCGGCTACTCGCCGCGCTGGATCGACGGGATCCTGCGCACGGAGATGGGCTTCCGCGGCGTCGTGTTCTCCGACGACATCGGCATGGCCGCGGCGCATGGCGTGGGCGGCATCAAGGCGCGCGTGGATGCGCACCTCGACGCCGGCTGCGACGTGGTCCTGGTCTGCCATCCGGAGCTGGTGGAGGAATCCCTCGCGGCGGCCGAAGGACGCGCGCTCAACACCATGGCGCTGGCCGGCCTGCTCGGCCGCGGCGCGCTGGGCTGGGACGGCCTGCTGGCGGACGGGCGCCATGGCGCGGCATCCGCGCGACAGGGCGGCGGGGTGGCGGCATGA
- a CDS encoding CYTH domain-containing protein, with the protein MGIEIERKFLVAGDGWRQAAHAVVPMAQGYLNDQLSMDEGRQRASVRVRLEGDAAFLNIKSRELGHTRQEFEYPLPVDEARALLDLCVGGRVEKRRHLVRHGAHLWEVDEFLGDNAGLVVAEIELGSADEAFACPDWLGVEATDCPRYYNLALAARPYSLWSDAERAGPET; encoded by the coding sequence ATGGGCATCGAGATCGAACGCAAGTTCCTGGTCGCCGGCGACGGCTGGCGCCAGGCGGCCCACGCCGTGGTGCCGATGGCGCAGGGCTACCTCAACGACCAGCTGTCGATGGACGAAGGCCGCCAGCGCGCTTCGGTGCGCGTGCGCCTGGAGGGCGACGCCGCCTTCCTCAACATCAAGTCGCGCGAGCTCGGCCATACCCGCCAGGAGTTCGAATATCCGCTGCCGGTGGACGAGGCGCGCGCGCTGCTCGACCTGTGCGTCGGCGGACGGGTGGAGAAGCGCCGGCACCTGGTGCGCCACGGCGCGCACCTGTGGGAGGTCGACGAGTTCCTGGGCGACAACGCCGGCCTGGTCGTGGCCGAGATCGAACTCGGCAGCGCCGACGAGGCCTTCGCGTGCCCCGACTGGCTCGGCGTGGAGGCCACCGACTGCCCGCGCTACTACAATCTGGCCCTGGCCGCGCGTCCGTACTCGCTGTGGAGCGATGCGGAGCGCGCGGGACCGGAAACCTGA
- the rlmD gene encoding 23S rRNA (uracil(1939)-C(5))-methyltransferase RlmD: MARIDQTPFEAVILGLGPDGRGITRRPEGHPHAEKTVFIAGALPGERVLARQTRRCRRFDEAEVLEVIDASPDRVQPRCPHFGVCGACSLQHLAPARQVAGKARMLADCFAQAGVRAETELPPLAGALFGYRRKGRLSVRRVEKKGRTLVGFRERDARFVAELVECHSVVPQVGMQLGALSALVDGLDARSAIPQIEFSAGDDATALVFRHLEPLGEGDRAALTAFAQHHGFAIYLQPGGLETIAPLWPAAPRLSFRLAPWDVELAFEPLDFIQVNGDLNGKMIAHALELLDVQPGDRVLDLFCGLGNFSLPLGRQASEVVGVEGDAGLVERARANAARNDMDHVQFHVADLATDLSAQPWMGAGFDLLLLDPARAGALEVLQQLPLQGLRRIVYVSCNPETLARDAAYLVGERGWRMPAAGVMDMFPHTAHVESIAVFEPA; the protein is encoded by the coding sequence TTGGCCCGCATCGACCAGACGCCCTTCGAGGCCGTGATCCTCGGACTCGGTCCGGACGGGCGCGGCATCACCCGGCGACCCGAAGGGCACCCGCACGCGGAGAAGACGGTGTTCATCGCTGGCGCACTGCCGGGCGAGCGGGTGCTCGCGCGCCAGACCCGGCGCTGCCGCCGCTTCGACGAGGCCGAGGTGCTCGAGGTGATCGACGCCTCGCCCGACCGCGTCCAGCCGCGCTGTCCGCACTTCGGTGTCTGTGGCGCGTGCAGCCTCCAGCACCTGGCCCCGGCGCGGCAGGTCGCGGGCAAGGCGCGGATGCTGGCCGACTGCTTCGCCCAGGCGGGCGTGCGCGCGGAAACGGAACTACCTCCGCTCGCCGGCGCGCTCTTCGGCTATCGCCGCAAGGGCCGGCTGTCGGTGCGCCGGGTGGAGAAGAAGGGCCGGACCCTGGTGGGTTTCCGCGAGCGCGACGCACGCTTCGTCGCCGAACTGGTGGAATGCCATTCGGTCGTCCCGCAGGTCGGGATGCAGCTGGGCGCGCTGTCTGCGCTGGTCGACGGCCTCGACGCGCGCAGCGCCATCCCGCAGATCGAATTCAGCGCGGGCGATGACGCCACCGCCCTGGTGTTCCGCCATCTCGAGCCGCTGGGCGAGGGCGACCGCGCGGCGCTGACGGCGTTCGCGCAGCACCACGGCTTCGCCATCTATCTGCAGCCCGGCGGCCTCGAGACCATCGCGCCGCTGTGGCCGGCCGCCCCGCGGCTGTCGTTCCGCCTGGCGCCATGGGACGTCGAGCTGGCGTTCGAGCCGCTGGACTTCATCCAGGTCAACGGCGACCTCAACGGGAAGATGATCGCGCATGCGCTGGAGCTGCTCGACGTGCAGCCCGGCGACCGCGTGCTCGACCTGTTCTGCGGCCTGGGCAACTTCAGCCTGCCGCTGGGACGCCAGGCGTCCGAAGTGGTGGGCGTCGAAGGCGACGCCGGCCTGGTCGAGCGCGCGCGTGCCAACGCGGCGCGCAACGACATGGACCACGTCCAGTTCCACGTCGCCGACCTCGCCACGGACCTGTCGGCCCAGCCGTGGATGGGCGCGGGCTTCGACCTGCTGCTGCTCGACCCGGCGCGCGCCGGCGCGCTGGAGGTGCTGCAGCAGCTGCCGCTGCAGGGGCTCAGGCGCATCGTCTACGTCAGCTGCAATCCGGAGACGCTGGCCCGCGATGCCGCGTACCTCGTCGGCGAGCGCGGCTGGCGGATGCCCGCGGCGGGCGTGATGGACATGTTCCCGCACACCGCGCACGTGGAGTCGATCGCGGTGTTCGAACCCGCCTGA
- a CDS encoding YdbL family protein, translated as MRWTGLPFVAALALTACVTINVYFPAAEAREAAREFVENVIGEDGAAPAPAQPVDQPGGMPGGMALEGAAASGGLAFDPWILLGIAPVHAQTPDITIRTPAIQAIQQRMESRFASTLRPHFDSGALGFGGDGLVVVRDAGSLPLKDRVAVNAAVADDNRDRNAVYREVAVANGHPEWEPQIREVFARQWIASARGGWWYQQGNSWKQK; from the coding sequence ATGCGCTGGACCGGGTTGCCCTTCGTCGCCGCGCTGGCGCTCACCGCCTGCGTGACCATCAACGTGTACTTCCCCGCGGCGGAGGCGCGCGAGGCGGCGCGTGAGTTCGTCGAGAACGTGATCGGCGAGGACGGCGCAGCGCCCGCGCCCGCGCAGCCCGTGGACCAGCCCGGCGGCATGCCGGGAGGGATGGCGCTCGAGGGCGCGGCCGCGTCCGGTGGCCTGGCGTTCGACCCGTGGATCCTGCTCGGCATCGCGCCGGTGCATGCGCAGACGCCGGACATCACCATCCGCACGCCGGCGATCCAGGCGATCCAGCAGCGCATGGAATCGCGCTTCGCATCCACCCTGCGGCCGCATTTCGACAGCGGCGCGCTGGGCTTCGGCGGCGACGGCCTGGTCGTGGTGCGCGATGCGGGTTCGCTGCCGCTGAAGGACCGCGTGGCGGTCAACGCCGCGGTCGCCGACGACAACCGCGACCGCAATGCGGTCTACCGCGAGGTGGCGGTGGCCAACGGCCATCCCGAGTGGGAGCCGCAGATCCGCGAGGTGTTCGCCCGGCAGTGGATCGCCAGCGCGCGCGGCGGCTGGTGGTACCAGCAGGGCAACAGCTGGAAGCAGAAGTAG
- a CDS encoding response regulator, translated as MKPRILLVEDDHTTAAFLAAAAEGLPATVDTVNTRSAARAQATNIAYALWLVDAHLPDGDGAGLLAELRGLGLDTPAIAHTAARDDEVHRALQDAGFDAVLVKPLAAAALRAALAGALAGRSSLRVAEAAVASPLDTAGLHAWDDVAALRALNGERAHVDALRQLFLAELPAAHGQVMESVRTGRHDSLRDVLHRLRASCGFVGAARLGRAVRTLEDAPDSDAALGGFDAAAQELLPP; from the coding sequence ATGAAACCACGCATCCTGCTGGTCGAGGACGACCACACCACCGCCGCCTTCCTCGCCGCCGCGGCGGAAGGCCTGCCGGCGACCGTCGACACCGTCAACACCCGTTCGGCCGCGCGCGCCCAGGCCACCAACATCGCGTATGCGCTCTGGCTGGTCGATGCCCACCTGCCCGACGGCGATGGCGCGGGGCTGCTCGCCGAGCTCCGTGGCCTCGGGCTGGACACGCCGGCGATCGCGCACACCGCCGCCCGCGACGACGAGGTCCACCGCGCACTGCAGGACGCCGGCTTCGACGCCGTGCTGGTCAAGCCGCTGGCCGCGGCGGCGCTGCGCGCGGCGCTGGCCGGCGCGCTGGCCGGGCGATCCTCGCTGCGGGTGGCGGAGGCGGCGGTCGCTTCACCGCTGGACACGGCCGGCCTGCACGCCTGGGACGACGTCGCCGCGCTGCGCGCGCTCAACGGCGAGCGCGCGCACGTCGACGCGCTGCGCCAGCTGTTCCTGGCCGAGCTGCCGGCCGCCCACGGCCAGGTCATGGAATCGGTCCGCACCGGCCGGCACGACAGCCTGCGCGATGTCCTGCACCGCCTGCGCGCGAGCTGCGGCTTCGTCGGCGCGGCGCGGCTGGGACGGGCGGTGAGGACGCTGGAGGACGCGCCCGACTCGGATGCGGCGCTCGGCGGCTTCGACGCCGCGGCTCAGGAACTGCTGCCACCCTGA
- the recO gene encoding DNA repair protein RecO, with protein sequence MRIAGEHAFVLHARAWRETSLLVEVLCAEEGRMGLVARGVRGPKKQALRAALQPMQYIRFDAVQKGELAHLNSAEALDVAPRLQGEAMLSGFYASELVLRLAPRHDPQPELYAAYAALRARLGAGEPLAWTLRRFERDLLDGIGVGLDYGHEGDGDPVDPAARYRLDPGHGPVRVRGERGGDRERSATGRALLALSDDVAPPAEDLGGLRRVLREVLESHLGGRPLASWQLLGDLGRVGQGGPQGGSSS encoded by the coding sequence ATGCGGATCGCCGGCGAGCATGCCTTTGTCCTCCACGCGCGCGCCTGGCGCGAGACCAGCCTGCTGGTCGAAGTGCTGTGCGCGGAGGAAGGCCGCATGGGCCTGGTGGCGCGCGGCGTGCGGGGGCCGAAGAAGCAGGCGCTGCGCGCGGCGCTGCAGCCGATGCAGTACATCCGCTTCGATGCCGTGCAGAAGGGCGAGCTGGCGCACCTGAATTCCGCCGAGGCCCTGGATGTCGCGCCGCGGCTGCAGGGCGAGGCCATGCTGTCCGGCTTCTACGCCAGCGAACTGGTGCTGCGCCTGGCACCGCGGCACGACCCGCAGCCCGAGCTCTACGCGGCCTACGCGGCGCTGCGCGCCCGCCTGGGCGCGGGCGAGCCGCTGGCCTGGACGCTTCGCCGCTTCGAGCGCGACCTGCTGGACGGCATCGGCGTCGGGCTCGACTACGGCCACGAGGGCGATGGCGATCCGGTGGATCCCGCCGCCCGCTACCGGCTGGACCCGGGACACGGACCGGTGCGCGTGCGCGGGGAACGCGGAGGCGATCGCGAGCGCAGCGCCACCGGCCGTGCGCTGCTCGCGCTGTCGGACGACGTCGCGCCCCCGGCCGAGGACCTCGGCGGACTCCGCCGGGTGCTGCGCGAGGTGCTCGAATCGCACCTGGGTGGCCGCCCGCTGGCGTCGTGGCAGCTGCTGGGCGACCTTGGCCGCGTGGGCCAGGGCGGGCCTCAGGGTGGCAGCAGTTCCTGA
- the era gene encoding GTPase Era produces the protein MNTPAASRSGAVAVVGRPNVGKSTLVNALVGAKVSIVSNRPQTTRHRLLGIATFPAGQLQLVDTPGVHRAPGKQSASAMHRMMNRAARGALEGVDAAVLVVEAGRWDEEDTLAYEALREAKVPVVLVVNQVDRIREKAALLPYLQKVTDGRDFAGVHPVSALKRTGLDALVAELLGLVPEGEPAYAEDEITDKSQRFLAAELLREQLMRQLGAELPYSTTVEIESFSEEDTKSGPMMRIGAVVWVERDGQKAIVIGKGGARLREIGSKARLSMERLFGCKVFLETWVRVRAGWSDDEAALRSFGYDK, from the coding sequence ATGAACACCCCAGCCGCCAGCCGCAGCGGCGCGGTCGCCGTCGTCGGCCGGCCGAACGTCGGCAAGTCCACCCTGGTCAACGCCCTGGTGGGCGCCAAGGTCAGCATCGTCTCCAACCGCCCGCAGACCACGCGCCATCGCCTGCTCGGCATCGCCACCTTCCCGGCGGGCCAGCTGCAGCTGGTCGACACGCCCGGCGTGCATCGCGCACCGGGCAAGCAGTCGGCGTCGGCCATGCACCGGATGATGAACCGGGCCGCGCGCGGCGCGCTCGAGGGCGTCGATGCCGCGGTGCTGGTGGTCGAGGCGGGCCGCTGGGACGAGGAGGACACGCTGGCGTACGAGGCCCTGCGCGAGGCGAAGGTGCCGGTGGTGCTGGTCGTCAACCAGGTCGACCGCATCCGCGAGAAGGCCGCGCTGCTGCCCTACCTGCAGAAGGTGACCGACGGCCGCGACTTCGCCGGCGTGCACCCGGTGTCGGCACTCAAGCGCACCGGCCTGGATGCGCTGGTTGCCGAGCTGCTGGGCCTGGTGCCCGAGGGCGAGCCGGCCTACGCCGAGGACGAGATCACCGACAAGAGCCAGCGCTTCCTCGCGGCCGAACTGCTGCGCGAGCAGCTGATGCGCCAGCTTGGCGCGGAGCTTCCGTACTCGACCACGGTGGAGATCGAGTCCTTCAGCGAAGAGGACACGAAGTCCGGCCCGATGATGCGCATCGGCGCTGTGGTCTGGGTCGAGCGCGACGGCCAGAAGGCGATCGTGATCGGCAAGGGCGGCGCGCGGCTGCGCGAGATCGGCAGCAAGGCGCGGCTTTCGATGGAGCGCCTGTTCGGCTGCAAGGTGTTCCTGGAAACCTGGGTGCGCGTGCGCGCCGGCTGGTCCGACGACGAGGCCGCGCTGCGCAGCTTCGGCTACGACAAATAG
- the rnc gene encoding ribonuclease III, which translates to MRSIDPGARIAGHAFRDPALLAQALTHRSAGAPHNERLEFLGDALVGLIVAEVLYLRWPRADEGAMTRARAELVRESSLARIARDLELGARITLGPGEMKSGGHRRDSILSDALEAVVGAIYLDAGFEACRSAVLPWFEPQVAALPAGGFGKDPKTRLQEWLQGRQRPLPSYELVSESGEEHARIFLVRCLLTEPALEAEGSGSSRRAAEQDAATAILSQLESAKP; encoded by the coding sequence GTGCGGTCGATTGATCCCGGTGCGCGCATCGCGGGACATGCGTTCCGCGATCCCGCGCTGCTCGCGCAGGCGCTGACGCACCGCAGCGCCGGCGCCCCGCACAACGAGCGCCTGGAATTCCTGGGCGATGCGCTGGTCGGGCTGATCGTGGCCGAAGTGCTGTACCTGCGCTGGCCCAGGGCCGACGAAGGCGCGATGACCCGCGCACGCGCCGAGCTGGTGCGCGAATCCTCGCTGGCGCGGATCGCGCGCGACCTGGAACTCGGCGCCCGCATCACCCTGGGTCCCGGCGAAATGAAGTCCGGCGGCCACCGCCGCGATTCGATCCTGTCCGATGCGCTCGAGGCAGTGGTCGGCGCGATCTATCTCGATGCCGGCTTCGAGGCCTGCCGCAGCGCGGTGCTGCCATGGTTCGAGCCGCAGGTCGCGGCGCTGCCGGCCGGTGGCTTCGGCAAGGACCCCAAGACCCGGCTGCAGGAATGGCTGCAGGGGCGGCAGCGTCCGCTGCCCAGCTATGAACTCGTGTCCGAAAGTGGCGAGGAACACGCCCGCATCTTCCTGGTCCGCTGCCTGCTGACCGAGCCCGCGCTCGAGGCCGAAGGCAGCGGCAGCTCCCGGCGTGCCGCCGAACAGGACGCCGCCACGGCGATCCTGTCCCAACTGGAATCCGCAAAACCATGA
- a CDS encoding DUF4845 domain-containing protein, producing the protein MRNSQRGITLLGFIIVLGVVGLFAYVGMKLFPMYSEYYSVRSAMKGLANEPGIANTEPRKIQDLFFRRLYISYSENVKPEHVKLKRVGAGWQMDVKYEVRKELIGNLDVVGKFESTQMLTRTGAVD; encoded by the coding sequence ATGAGGAATTCGCAACGCGGCATCACCCTGCTGGGGTTCATCATCGTGCTGGGGGTCGTGGGCCTGTTCGCCTACGTCGGCATGAAGCTGTTCCCGATGTATTCGGAGTACTACAGCGTGCGCTCGGCGATGAAGGGCCTGGCCAACGAGCCCGGCATCGCCAACACCGAGCCGCGCAAGATCCAGGACCTGTTCTTCCGCCGGCTGTACATCAGCTACTCGGAGAACGTGAAGCCCGAACACGTCAAGCTCAAGCGCGTCGGCGCCGGCTGGCAGATGGACGTCAAGTACGAGGTGCGCAAGGAGCTGATCGGCAACCTCGACGTCGTGGGCAAGTTCGAGTCCACGCAGATGCTGACCAGGACCGGTGCGGTCGATTGA
- the lepB gene encoding signal peptidase I, translating into MKWFELGLVLLTFASGIIWLLDRLFFAKARKARAGLLDEGREPVVVDYARAFFPILAVVLVLRSFIAEPFRIPSSSMMPTLLIGDFILVNKFAYGLRLPVNNRKVIEIGLPERGDVVVFRPPAHPDQDWIKRVVGLPGDAIAYRDNVLYVNGEASAYQPIGAYVGKGRGEEMSGASLLAEDLGGDGRHEVLEIDSPMFAHHGVGEWTVPEGEYFVMGDNRDRSDDSRFWGTLPETQLRGKAFLVWMNFDSAAGGVDFDRIGTRL; encoded by the coding sequence ATGAAGTGGTTCGAACTCGGGCTGGTCCTGCTGACCTTCGCCTCCGGCATCATCTGGCTGCTCGACCGGCTGTTCTTCGCGAAGGCGCGCAAGGCGCGCGCCGGCCTGCTCGACGAGGGCCGCGAGCCGGTGGTCGTCGACTACGCGCGGGCGTTCTTCCCGATCCTGGCAGTGGTGCTGGTGCTGCGCAGCTTCATCGCCGAACCGTTCCGGATCCCGTCCAGCTCGATGATGCCGACGCTCCTGATCGGCGACTTCATCCTGGTCAACAAGTTCGCCTACGGCCTGCGCCTGCCGGTGAACAACCGCAAGGTGATCGAGATCGGCCTGCCCGAGCGCGGCGACGTGGTGGTGTTCCGCCCGCCGGCGCACCCCGACCAGGACTGGATCAAGCGCGTCGTCGGCCTGCCGGGCGACGCCATCGCCTACCGTGACAACGTCCTCTACGTGAACGGCGAAGCCTCGGCCTACCAGCCGATCGGCGCGTACGTCGGCAAGGGCCGCGGCGAGGAAATGAGCGGCGCCAGCCTGCTGGCCGAGGACCTCGGCGGCGATGGCCGCCACGAGGTGCTGGAGATCGACAGCCCGATGTTCGCGCACCACGGCGTGGGCGAGTGGACGGTGCCCGAAGGCGAATATTTCGTCATGGGCGACAATCGTGATAGAAGCGACGACAGCCGCTTCTGGGGCACGCTTCCGGAGACCCAGCTCCGGGGCAAGGCGTTCCTGGTGTGGATGAATTTCGACAGCGCCGCCGGCGGCGTCGACTTCGACCGCATCGGCACGCGCCTCTGA